tatccaagaaacaaagattgaatccgacgaaaacacagaagtagctctatctccattcATATCTGACTATAAagtttgtgtcagccatgcagtaggcgtttccgcaggctgtatgttatttgttagcaAACATTTACaatgtgatttgctacatttgtttacagatagggaagggcgcctaatctgctgcgatattgatatcagtggcacgagctttagatttgtatgtgtttatgccccgaacaagttacgtgagcgcgagtgtttcttcttatctctagaacaccatttctgtactgatcgtgcattggtcctgtttggtgactttaattgtgtatgtaatgcgcaagatcgtacgtcactgaagctgagacatgacccaagtagtgatgcgttgcaacgcctgatatgtgattatcagcttgtggacattggggaaaatgaaaaggcgggatgtcgatatacgcacttccagggtacctcgcatgcaaggcttgacaTAATTTACGTTTCAGTTAGCGCTCTACCTCTTATTCATGGTTACACTGTGCatcctatattctttagtgaccattgcctagtctcagcatcttttggcagccgtcggtaccaaagtcggcgtatgtgctgggagctgtggaagtttaataaccagTTACTTTCGCGTGAGTGTTTCTTAAATCGTATCACTCACCTTATAGCTCATGTGTCTTGCCGCaaggacttgccactctttgctttgtgggaattattcaaacaggaagctaaaatgatagctatcgaagaatcatcaatattagcgtttgaaaaaaagaataattacaaagcattgtatagacttttgagtgaattgcatgagcttgaatgcatacatccgggtcaatatatagatgatattcataaggtcaaggcacagttacaaactttgaacgcagaaaaatagagaggtgcactagtgcgggcgcgagagcagcgtttcctggaagaacagccttgcagtagggcccttggtgatgagcgccgacacgcgctgtctaaacaaatattagagatagagtatggtggagtcattgttaacgagcctactctaataactaaagcattttttgaacattaTCAAGAACTGTTCCGAGACCAtatgccattggatacagatgctgccaaaaaaattgtatcgttgctgccccagttaaatcaggatgagtacgattatacaaacgaaaccattgatatcaatgaggtaacttcatgcatcgattcgttagcgaagggcaaaacgcccggcccggatggccttactgccgaattttatcagtgttttcgttccgtcttatcgccattattacttcaggtgtaccgagaggccttggaagtagggtacctaaccgccacaatgtacgaaggacacaccgtccttatagccaaaagcgatgatgaaaagaaattgcaaggagttgacggatatcggcctatctccttatgcaatgtagattataaaatttttgctaaggtattagctaaccgtttgcaagttgtagtaagatctgtggtcggtgatcatcaaacatgtggcatcagggggcggtccattcagacgaacattcatgttgcgagatcggtactagagtgtgtagctgaggggattggacaggtggcaatggtacagcttgatctggctaaggcgttcgacagggtaAATCACTTCCTGTTTCTAGAGCATATAATTTCCATACAATTCCTgtttactagagcatataaatatcggatctctgctccttagaggtgtccggatatgttatgctaatggctcaacgcggcttatagtgaatggctctctctccgatccgattaggcttctatcatcagtacgacaaggatgccccttgtcaccgcttctgttctgcttgtatttagagccactttgtatgggcattcttaaagaacaaaattttcaagggtttaaattactgactaatgaggttcgggttcttgcgtatgcagacgacgtggcctttttctgtaccgataaaaagagtgtaaacactgctcttgcaattacagaagaattttgtgctgcttctggtgcaagcgttaactttgaaaaaagttcaggtttttggtttgggtTATGGGCCACagtgccatcacattacgcaggaatccaatggaaagaagatctgcgttatttaggtgtgcctctctcgcagtatagaaatagcaaccctcattggtcgggagaagttggcaaaattcaacgtaaagtgaattcatggcgggggcggaatttgtcagtgttctttcgtgctgaagtgtgtaatgttttcttagcttcccgtcttatgtatgtgctccaagtactgcactgctcaagacttcgccttcaggcactgcatcgcgtatttgcaacattcatttggagttcgagctgtgaatggatgcggcgcgacaatctgtttctcccccttgaacgtggtggtctaggattagtacacctcttcgtcaggcaaattgtttctcgcctgtttttctttcgagacagtgaccatccgttcttgcgtgaaatgttgcaactgcgtttagttcattatgttcctaacatagtagtgtcatcaaatgtcaaagatgtcccacaggctccttggggctttctcaaggaggttgttgacacatttcttttcttgaaagttagattcagcctagagtacgtgttcacagcgagtcgaaaagcaatttctgcggcactggttgactctattttcccagatcctttgtatcgtgcaccttatttaaaccgaccttatcaggatgtacttaaacgcgtccgaaaaatgtctatgcctcctggagtaaaaacatttttctttaaattacattcggaaacactccctgttaaaacttggttgaattcgaggggttgctttgtgccgtggtcaacaaactgtcggctctgtccacgtgccgaaaccatagatcactgttttATAGACTGTAGAGACGCTGTATTTTTTTGGGATATTCTCCAAAGGacgcttaaaaaggacattgacatgactccatactcaattaggtttctaccgtttaaggttacaggtggtccttcctatgacatgttcattgtgcttggtttatatagcctgtggagaagcagactctgtgatcgccatgccgaaagcgcgcgaactacaaaatccttctttcgcgaaagtgctgcgtatgtaagaagtgtgtacgctgtgcaggaacctccgccagactggatgcacttgttggatgcatgtgtgtgtttgcctgagttttaacgcgatagcgttaaggagctcgtgtcgcagaaaagccggtgtcgtcggcgtcggtgtcgggtgtcggcgtcggcggcgttgaccgtgagcgataaatcacggcaggcgcttcataaatgaaaagcaacttccaagattggcccggtgggaatcgaaccagggtctccggagtgtgagacggagacgctaccactcagccacgagttcgatgcttccaagcggtgcaaacgcgcctctagtgaatgcggtgttgccttcgaaacgagccgtggaaagttatactgcggtgtatatcggtaattatgaacatgtaacgtacagaagtcacaattacacgagttgcgaagtgcgtttccgctgcatttcttctgcgctttccgcacacgcagagccatcttgcggcaaacacagaagaccccctcctctcaatgtacggcgctgccccgacaggaggcgcaccgcgcgcgcattgggaccgctgccaggcgcgtcgcgggactccctctcccctgacgacgcatcgccgtgctcccggtcctttctttagattactatctatctctctgcccgtgccgatcgcgacgtttggctggcgtagatcgtttcccctccgagacaccgagttctttggttcgttccgttcgctcaggcgcacgtttcgttgccgcgccgaacgctgcgttgctcgacgctcaccgcgtgataggtgggcgctaagtccgatgcgggcgcatcgtaagtgatcgctgtgccgtagcgcattgtcttataccccttggcgggtcgacgggaacgctgtcgcgtcccactcttgaaggcgaagcttaagcgtcctccaatttttaggtgtgtagttgtgtccactca
This Dermacentor albipictus isolate Rhodes 1998 colony chromosome 1, USDA_Dalb.pri_finalv2, whole genome shotgun sequence DNA region includes the following protein-coding sequences:
- the LOC139054755 gene encoding uncharacterized protein; protein product: MYVLQVLHCSRLRLQALHRVFATFIWSSSCEWMRRDNLFLPLERGGLGLVHLFVRQIVSRLFFFRDSDHPFLREMLQLRLVHYVPNIVVSSNVKDVPQAPWGFLKEVVDTFLFLKVRFSLEYVFTASRKAISAALVDSIFPDPLYRAPYLNRPYQDVLKRVRKMSMPPGVKTFFFKLHSETLPVKTWLNSRGCFVPWSTNCRLCPRAETIDHCFIDCRDAVFFWDILQRTLKKDIDMTPYSIRFLPFKVTGGPSYDMFIVLGLYSLWRSRLCDRHAESARTTKSFFRESAAYVRSVYAVQEPPPDWMHLLDACVCLPEF